In Mixophyes fleayi isolate aMixFle1 chromosome 4, aMixFle1.hap1, whole genome shotgun sequence, the following proteins share a genomic window:
- the PPP1R35 gene encoding protein phosphatase 1 regulatory subunit 35 — protein MSRDCEEESALPANSAPRPLTLAPDLAEAHPLLDISLTPDKGGGILRRETGDGRRRQRQVRFDVGDMVPGALAAPRVHSSAALRHKVQSEAQQEFDAESAVQSELGRSFSARRSVESEAAKALNVSRVQSLYQGLVSVEPPAEHLQRLTAQHRRTEPQEVPQVEGPDLFAFADPCERFTETPYLGIDGLPPFTLLPRSRPPHSVFDMFHKLGEWAS, from the exons ATGTCTCGGGACTGTGAGGAAGAGAGCGCTCTCCCAGCTAACTCTGCCCCCCGGCCGCTCACCCTGGCTCCTGACCTGGCAGAGGCCCATCCGCTACTAGACATCTCCCTGACCCCTGACAAGGGCGGGGGCATCCTGCGCAGGGAGACGGGGGATGGTAGGAGGAGGCAGAGACAG GTCCGCTTTGATGTTGGCGATATGGTTCCAGGAGCCCTCGCAGCTCCCAGAGTGCACAGCAGCGCTGCGCTGAGACACAAGGTGCAGAGCGAAGCTCAGCAGGAGTTTGACGCCGAGAGCGCAGTGCAGAGCGAGTTGGGCCGATCCTTCTCGGCGAGACGCAGCGTGGAGAGCGAGGCGGCCAAAG CTCTCAATGTATCCAGAGTGCAGAGCCTGTACCAGGGCCTGGTCAGCGTAGAGCCCCCTGCAGAACATCTCCAGAGACTGACGGCACAGCACAGGAGAACGGAGCCCCAGGAG GTGCCTCAGGTAGAGGGTCCCGACCTCTTCGCCTTCGCAGACCCCTGTGAAAGGTTCACGGAGACCCCGTACTTGGGCATAGACGGACTGCCCCCCTTTACCCTCCTGCCCCGGTCACGGCCGCCACATTCAGTGTTTGACATGTTCCACAAGCTGGGGGAGTGGGCGTCGTAG